A section of the Alkalihalobacillus sp. LMS39 genome encodes:
- a CDS encoding NAD(P)-dependent oxidoreductase has protein sequence MKKVMVTGALGFIGFHLCESLLNEGIEVIAVDYCTPSSRLVEEKLFCFGRNALFHYRNESTQDVIKQDIVKQCDVIYHLAAITSSKIGWSQFEQLIKENVEATKQLVEHSSSSTRMIYASSVDVYGERFGELTENTPTSPSSAYAMTKLAAERYLEKRDDREIITLRLPTIYGPWQREDMAFQQVLLQKENNEPLQMKEDRNTVDLLYVTDVAQAFYKAGTTKKAKGIFNLSSGEIGEWYRAKSILLDEPHKVASSPQQVFISNKKAANKLQFKKRTSIEQGLKRQEEHVKQWKALYNKV, from the coding sequence ATGAAAAAAGTAATGGTCACCGGTGCACTTGGGTTTATTGGCTTCCATTTATGTGAATCTTTACTTAACGAAGGGATTGAGGTAATAGCTGTTGACTATTGTACACCCTCTTCTCGACTAGTTGAAGAAAAGCTTTTCTGTTTCGGAAGAAATGCTTTGTTTCATTATAGAAATGAAAGTACTCAGGATGTAATTAAACAAGATATCGTTAAGCAGTGTGATGTGATTTATCACTTAGCAGCCATAACATCTTCTAAGATTGGCTGGTCTCAATTTGAACAATTAATAAAAGAGAATGTTGAGGCTACCAAACAACTTGTTGAACATAGTTCTTCTTCCACGCGGATGATTTACGCTTCTTCGGTCGATGTGTATGGAGAACGATTTGGCGAGCTAACTGAAAATACACCAACTTCTCCAAGTTCCGCGTATGCAATGACAAAATTAGCGGCAGAACGTTATCTTGAAAAAAGAGATGACAGGGAGATAATCACTCTGAGATTGCCAACTATATACGGTCCTTGGCAAAGGGAAGATATGGCTTTTCAACAAGTTTTGCTACAAAAAGAAAACAATGAACCGCTACAAATGAAAGAGGACCGTAATACGGTTGATTTACTTTATGTAACAGACGTCGCTCAAGCCTTTTATAAAGCAGGAACAACGAAAAAAGCGAAAGGAATATTTAATTTAAGTAGTGGAGAAATTGGTGAATGGTATCGTGCTAAATCTATCCTATTGGACGAACCACATAAAGTGGCAAGTTCACCTCAACAAGTCTTTATATCAAACAAAAAAGCAGCAAATAAGCTTCAGTTTAAAAAAAGAACGTCAATAGAACAAGGACTAAAAAGACAAGAAGAGCATGTCAAACAGTGGAAAGCATTATATAATAAAGTATAG